The Haloprofundus salinisoli region GTCGGTAGCGCCACCGCGAGGGCGACGACCGCGCCGATGGCGAACGACGCCGCGGCGGCGGGACCGGCGCGTCCGGCGGCCAGACCGGGGAAGACGAAGATACCCGCGCCGACCATCGTCCCGACGCCGATGGCGAGCGCACCGGAGAGTCCGACGGTACGCTCCAGTTCGACGCTCTCTTCGTACACCGTCGTCTCGGCGGTGGTCTCGACTGCCTCCGCCTCGGCAGGGACGGTCTCGTCCGCCTCACCAACGTCGTCGGTGAGTGACATAGGCTAGCCATCAACGAGCGGAACGAAAAGTCTAGTCCGGCCCGAGTCGAGTCTGCGGAATGCCGAAAACTGGGACACGACGAGCGGCGTCAGTCGTGGACACGCGAGGGCACCGACGCACGCATCGACCCCGACGAGCAGAACCGGTACACCGGTTCGGAGCTGGGGACCGGAACCCCGGCGGCCGCGAAGAGGTCGTTTTCGCGGATGGTCTCCGTCGCGGCTGTCGACTTCGAGCAGGTACGGGACCAGCGGCCGAACTGCGTCCGGGTCGACCGGCCAGTAAGCGAACGACGGGCGGCGGGCGGCCATCGTCAGAACCGGTGACCGTAGCGCGGACGACCGAGTCGTCAGAAGACGGTGAGACAACGCCGAGAGCCGCGTTCGTTGGCCCGGCGAGGCGGAGGCGAGCCTTTAACCCCGAAGACGACCCATCCTCCGTCGATGTCCGCCGGTCCCGTCCCCGAACTGCACGCGCGCGCCGAGGCTTGCGCCGACCACCTCCGAAGCGCCGACTCCGTGCTTCTCGCCTCCCACATCGACGCCGACGGGTTGACGAGCGCGGCCGTCGCCGCGAGCGCGCTCGAACGCGCGGAGATTCCGTTCGACACTGTCTTCTCGAAACAACTCGACGCCGACGAGATCGCCGCCATCGCCGCGACGGACCACGAAACGGTCCTGTTCACCGACTTCGGCAGCGGCCAACTCGACAGCATCGTCGACCACGAGGCGGCGGGCGAGTTCACGCCCGTCGTCGCCGACCACCACCAACCCGCCGACGCCGACACCGAGTATCACCTCAACCCGCTGCTGTTCGGCATCGACGGTGCGTCGGAGCTCTCCGGCGCGGGCGCGAGTTACGTGCTCGCCCGTGCACTCGAACGAGACGGCGGAGACAACCGCGACTTGGCGGCGTTGGCCGTCGTCGGGGCGGTAGGCGATATGCAGGACTCCGACGGCGCGCTCCGCGGCGCGAACGAAGAGATCGTCGAAGAGGGCGTTGACGCGGGCGTGCTCGAAGCGAATACCGACCTCACGCTGTACGGCAAGCAGACCCGACCGTTACCCAAGCTACTCGAGTACGCCAGCGACGTGCGGATTCCGGGTATCTCGAACGACCACGCCGGTTCCATCCGATTTCTCGACGAACTGGAGCTCGACCTGAAAGCCGACGGCGAGTGGCGACGGTGGGCGGATTTGACGGCCGAAGAACGACAGACCGTCGCCAGCGCCCTCGTCCGCCGCGCCGTCGCCAGCGGCGTGCCCGCAGACCGAATCAACTCGCTCGTCGGGACGGCGTACACCCTCGTCGACGAGAAGACGGGAACCGAACTCCGCGACGTGAGCGAGTTTTCCACGCTTTTGAACGCGACGGCGCGCTACGACCGCGCCGACGTGGGCTTGGCCGTCAGTCTCGGCGACCGAGACGGGGCGCTCGACCGCGCACAGAAACTGCTGCGG contains the following coding sequences:
- a CDS encoding DHH family phosphoesterase, encoding MSAGPVPELHARAEACADHLRSADSVLLASHIDADGLTSAAVAASALERAEIPFDTVFSKQLDADEIAAIAATDHETVLFTDFGSGQLDSIVDHEAAGEFTPVVADHHQPADADTEYHLNPLLFGIDGASELSGAGASYVLARALERDGGDNRDLAALAVVGAVGDMQDSDGALRGANEEIVEEGVDAGVLEANTDLTLYGKQTRPLPKLLEYASDVRIPGISNDHAGSIRFLDELELDLKADGEWRRWADLTAEERQTVASALVRRAVASGVPADRINSLVGTAYTLVDEKTGTELRDVSEFSTLLNATARYDRADVGLAVSLGDRDGALDRAQKLLRNHRRNLSEGLQWVKNEGVTVEENVQWFDAGTRIRETIVGIVAGMAVGASGISRSKPIVAFAEKNDGEVKVSARGSHFLTRKGLDLSVAMRDASRAVDGDGGGHNVAAGATIPTGEREAFVAEVDRIVGEQLG